One window from the genome of Salvia splendens isolate huo1 chromosome 9, SspV2, whole genome shotgun sequence encodes:
- the LOC121748945 gene encoding calnexin homolog: protein MEYPNRKIWIVKCLLLFSAACFISLLNASDDVIFYESFDEDFEGRWIASENPDYTGVWKHVKSEGHDDHGLLVGEKAKKHAIVKPLDDPVVLKDKTVVLQFEVRLQNGLECGGAYIKYLRPQDAGWVPKGFDNESPYTIMFGPDRCGATNKVHFILKHKNPKSGNFVEHHLKFPPSVPSDKLTHVYTAILTPDNEVRILVDGEEKKKGNFLSSDDFDPPLIPSKTIPDPDDKKPEDWDERAKITDPVATKPEDWDEDAPLEIEDEEAEKPEGWLDDEPEEVDDPEAAKPEDWDDEEDGEWEAPKVDNPKCAEAPGCGEWKRPMKRNPAYKGKWHAPLIDNPNYKGIWKPQEIDNPEYFELEKPNFEPIAAIGIEIWTMQDGILFDNILISSSEKEAETYRETTWKPKFSVEKEKQKEEESTESDGLKGFQKVVFDYLYKIADLPFLGEHKVKVLDLLEKAEKQANLTIGILASVIVVILSILLKLIFGGKKPANVVAETKKTDVAESSDDQGSSETKDEKNDDGAAAPRRRTQRRDD from the exons ATGGAGTATCCGAATCGGAAGATTTGGATAGTGAAGTGTTTGTTACTCTTTTCCGCCGCCTGCTTCATTTCTCTGCTCAACGCTTCCGATGATGTG ATTTTCTACGAGTCGTTTGACGAGGATTTTGAGGGGAGGTGGATCGCGTCTGAGAATCCGGATTACACAG gTGTGTGGAAACATGTGAAGAGCGAGGGACATGATGATCATGGGCTTCTTGTAGGGGAGAAAGCCAAGAAGCATGCCATTGTGAAGCCACTTGATGACCCTGTTGTCCTCAAGGATAAAACTGTTGTTCTTCAGTTTGAAGTTCGCCTCCAGAATGGCCTTGAGTGTGGTGGTGCTTATATAAAGTACCTCCGTCCACAAGATGCAGGATGGGTTCCGAAGGGATTTGATAATGAATCTCCGTACACGATAATGTTTGGCCCAGATAGATGTGGAGCCACAAACAAGGTTCACTTCATCCTGAAGCACAAAAACCCCAAGAGTGGCAACTTTGTTGAGCATCATCTCAAGTTCCCACCATCAGTACCTTCTGACAAGCTGACCCATGTTTACACTGCCATCTTGACACCCGATAATGAGGTCAGGATCTTGGTTGATggggaagagaagaagaagggaaaCTTCCTCTCAAGTGATGACTTTGATCCTCCTCTGATCCCTTCCAAGACTATCCCTGATCCGGATGATAAGAAGCCTGAGGATTGGGACGAGAGAGCAAAGATCACCGACCCAGTGGCCACCAAACCAGAAGATTGGGATGAGGATGCTCCATTGGAAATTGAGGATGAAGAGGCTGAGAAGCCTGAAGGTTGGTTGGATGATGAGCCAGAGGAGGTTGATGATCCTGAGGCAGCCAAACCAGAGGATTgggatgatgaagaagatggtGAATGGGAGGCGCCCAAAGTTGATAACCCCAAGTGTGCTGAAGCTCCTGGATGCGGTGAGTGGAAGAGACCAATGAAGAGGAACCCTGCTTACAAAGGAAAATGGCACGCCCCACTCATTGACAACCCCAACTACAAGGGTATCTGGAAGCCACAGGAGATTGATAACCCTGAGTACTTTGAGCTCGAAAAGCCCAACTTTGAGCCCATTGCTGCTATTGGTATTGAGATCTGGACAATGCAAGATGGTATTCTGTTTGACAACATTTTGATCTCTTCCAGTGAGAAAGAGGCAGAGACATACCGTGAGACAACATGGAAGCCAAAATTCAGTGTCGAGAAGGAGAAGCAAAAGGAGGAGGAATCTACCGAGTCTGATGGTCTTAAGGGCTTCCAg AAAGTGGTATTTGATTACCTATACAAGATTGCTGACCTTCCGTTCTTGGGCGAGCACAAAGTTAAGGTCTTG GACTTACTTGAGAAGGCTGAGAAACAAGCAAATCTCACAATTGGTATCCTTGCCTCCGTTATTGTtgttattctctctattttgtTGAAGCTCATCTTTGGAGGAAAGAAGCCT GCTAACGTGGTAGCAGAAACAAAGAAAACTGATGTCGCTGAGAGTTCAGATGATCAGGGAAGCTCTGAGACAAAAGATGAGAAGAATGATGATGGCGCTGCTGCTCCTCGCCGCAGGACTCAAAGGCGTGATGACTGA
- the LOC121747194 gene encoding germin-like protein subfamily 3 member 4 → MKHHTLLHLLLASLLASIIRPCIGGDGDNLYDVCPSDAANQKMFFNGYPCKAPSDVAASDFKSSLLGSAGDTDNFYRSSVTLATAAEFPGLNTLGLSAARTDMDVDGMVLPHAHPRASEMMFVRAGMVAAGFVDSTNQVFQKRLGEGEVFVFPKGLLHFCFNAGFEPATIFSVLNSQNPGIASVSGAMFGGKGMMEKLKAVSMEDLNGVSSVELFGE, encoded by the coding sequence ATGAAACACCACACACTACTACACCTCCTCCTGGCCTCTCTCCTAGCCTCCATTATCCGACCCTGCATCGGCGGCGACGGCGACAACCTCTACGACGTCTGCCCGAGCGACGCTGCGAACCAGAAGATGTTCTTCAACGGCTACCCGTGCAAGGCGCCATCCGACGTGGCGGCGTCGGACTTCAAGTCGTCCCTGCTGGGGTCGGCCGGGGACACAGACAACTTCTACAGGTCGTCCGTGACCCTGGCCACGGCCGCAGAGTTCCCCGGGCTGAACACGCTGGGGCTCTCTGCGGCCAGGACGGACATGGACGTGGACGGGATGGTGTTGCCGCACGCCCACCCGCGCGCCTCGGAGATGATGTTCGTGAGGGCCGGGATGGTGGCGGCCGGGTTCGTCGATTCGACGAACCAGGTGTTTCAGAAGCGGCTGGGGGAGGGGGAGGTGTTCGTGTTTCCGAAAGGGCTGCTGCATTTCTGCTTCAATGCTGGGTTTGAGCCGGCGACGATTTTCTCTGTGCTGAACAGCCAGAATCCCGGGATCGCTAGCGTGTCGGGCGCCATGTTTGGGGGGAAAGGAATGATGGAGAAGCTCAAGGCTGTTTCTATGGAGGATTTGAATGGGGTTAGTAGTGTGGAGTTGTTTGGGGAGTAG
- the LOC121748225 gene encoding ribonuclease TUDOR 2-like, giving the protein MASAAGATGWLRGTVKAVSSGDCLAIMGNTKAEIPPEKTITLSSLMAPKLAPRRGGLDEPFAWQSREFLRKLCIGKEVTFRVDYTVPSINREFGSVFLGDKNVALLVVAGGWAKVRDQGQQKGEASPYLADLLRLEEQAKQQGLGRWNTTPGAAEAAIRDLPPSAVSDPGNFDAMALLAAKKGSPLEAIVDQCRDGSTLRVYLLPDFQYVQVFVAGIQAPSAGRRAAAESAIATEVVPTEQNGDSTNEGRAPLTSAQRLAASSASANEVPADPFGKEAKHFTEIRVLHRDVRIVLEGVDKFSNLTGSVYYPDGESAKDLSLELIEHGLAKYVDWSASLLEDEARRRLKNAELQAKKSRLRIWTNYVPPATNSKAIHDQNFTGKVIEVSSADCIVVADDSLPFGDPAAERRVNLSSIRGPKMGNPRRDQKPDPYARDAKEFLRTRLIGRQVNVSMEYSRKVGLTDGGAAPAGSGDTRVMDFGTVFLANPSKDGDDAAAAANQTNGVNIAELLVARGFATTVRHRDFEERSNYYDALLSAESRAISGKKGMHSAKDPPTRHMTDLLTANAKKAKDFLPFLQRNRRMSAVVEYVLSGHRYKIDIPKATCSIALSLSGVRCPGRGEPYSEEAIAFMRRKIMQRDVEIEVETVDRTGTFLGTMWESRTNVAIPLLEAGLAKLQTSFGLDRIPEAHLLVQAEQSAKQKKLKIWENYVEGEEVTNGTSVERRQKEEFKVMVTEVLEGGQFYIQSVADQKVAAIQKQLSSLSLQEAPVIGAFNPKKGDIVLAQFSADKSWNRAMIVNAPRGAVQSANDKFEVFYIDYGNQEIVPYSQLRPLDASVSAAPGLAQLCSLAFVKVPGLADDYGQEAAIRLSEHLLSTPKEFRAIIEEKDTSGGKVKGQGTGTVFLVTLIDSEAETSINAVMLQEGLGRLEKRRRWEPKDMQQAMDELEKFQTEAREKRLGMWEYGDIASDDDEAPPLRKAAGKR; this is encoded by the exons ATGGCATCGGCAGCTGGAGCCACAGGATGGTTGAGGGGAACAGTAAAAGCTGTTTCATCTGGTGACTGCTTGGCGATAATGGGGAACACGAAGGCTGAGATTCCCCCAGAGAAGACAATCACTTTGTCTTCATTAATGGCTCCTAAGTTG GCTCCCCGAAGAGGTGGACTTGATGAGCCATTTGCATGGCAGAGTAGAGAATTCTTGAGGAAGCTTTGCATTGGAAAG GAGGTCACTTTCAGAGTGGATTACACTGTACCATCCATTAATCGGGAGTTTGGCTCTGTTTTCCTTGGGGATAAGAATGTGGCTTTGCTCGTGGTTGCTGGAGGCTGGGCAAAG GTTAGGGATCAAGGTCAACAGAAAGGAGAAGCCAGTCCTTACTTGGCAGATCTGCTGCGCCTTGAAGAGCAGGCCAAGCAGCAAGGTCTTGGTCGTTGGAACAcg ACCCCAGGTGCTGCAGAGGCAGCCATTAGGGACCTGCCTCCTTCAGCAGTTAGCGACCCTGGTAATTTTGATGCTATGGCTCTATTGGCTGCTAAGAAGGGCAGTCCTTTGGAGGCTATTGTCGACCAGTGTCGTGATGGAAGCACACTCCGTGTTTATTTGCTTCCAGACTTTCAATATGTCCAAGTGTTTGTTGCTGGGATTCAG GCTCCTTCTGCTGGCAGAAGAGCTGCAGCAGAATCTGCCATTGCTACTGAGGTAGTGCCTACTGAACAAAATGGAGATTCAACAAATGAAGGTCGTGCTCCTTTAACATCTGCACAGAGGCTTGCTGCATCATCTGCATCAGCAAATGAAGTTCCTGCAGATCCCTTTGGGAAAGAAGCCAAGCATTTCACAGAAATCCGTGTGTTGCACAGAGAT GTAAGGATTGTATTGGAGGGTGTTGACAAATTTAGCAATCTTACCGGTTCAGTATACTATCCTGATGGTGAATCAGCAAAGGATTTGTCTTTGGAGCTTATTGAACAT GGTTTAGCAAAATATGTCGACTGGAGTGCAAGCCTGCTGGAAGATGAGGCCAGACGGAGGTTGAAGAATGCAGAACTTCAAGCAAAGAAGTCGAGGTTAAGAATCTGGACAAATTATGTCCCCCCAGCAACCAACTCCAAGGCCATTCATGACCAGAACTTCACAGGAAAA GTGATTGAAGTTTCAAGTGCAGACTGTATTGTTGTTGCTGATGATTCCTTGCCATTTGGAGATCCTGCTGCAGAGCGGCGAGTCAATCTCTCAAGTATACGGGGCCCTAAAATGGGAAATCCTCGTAGAGATCAAAAACCCGATCCATATGCTCGTGATGCTAAGGAATTCCTGAGGACACGCCTAATTGGTCGTCAG GTGAATGTTTCTATGGAATATTCCAGGAAGGTTGGCCTGACAGATGGAGGTGCTGCTCCGGCTGGGTCTGGAGATACGAGGGTAATGGATTTTGGAACTGTCTTTCTTGCTAATCCGTCTAAGGATGGGGatgatgctgctgctgctgctaacCAAACAAATGGGGTTAATATTGCTGAGCTTTTAGTTGCTCGTGGTTTTGCCACTACTGTTAGGCATCGAGATTTTGAGGAGAGGTCAAATTATTATGATGCCCTCTTATCTGCTGAATCACGTGCTATTTCTGGGAAGAAAGGAATGCATTCTGCTAAAGATCCTCCCACCAGGCATATGACAGATTTGCTAACG GCTAATGCAAAGAAAGCGAAAGACTTCCTACCATTTTTGCAACGCAATAGAAGGATGTCTGCTGTTGTCGAATATGTTCTCAGTGGACACCGATACAAAATAGATATCCCTAAGGCAACATGCAGTATTGCATTGTCGTTGTCTGGTGTCAGATGCCCTGGCCGTGGTGAGCCTTATTCGGAAGAAGCCATTGCATTTATGAGGCGGAAAATAATGCAGAGGGATGTTGag ATTGAAGTCGAAACTGTTGATAGAACTGGAACCTTTTTGGGAACCATGTGGGAGTCTAGAACCAATGTGGCAATACCACTTTTAGAGGCGGGTTTGGCTAAACTTCAAACTTCCTTCGGCCTCGATAGGATCCCAGAAGCTCATCTCCTGGTTCAAGCCGAGCAATCAGCAAAGCAGAAGAAGTTGAAG ATATGGGAGAATTATGTTGAGGGAGAGGAAGTTACCAACGGTACATCTGTTGAAAGAAGACAAAAAGAGGAGTTTAAG GTTATGGTCACGGAAGTCTTGGAAGGTGGTCAATTTTACATTCAGTCAGTTGCTGATCAGAAAGTGGCTGCCATACAGAAACAGCTTTCTTCATTAAGCCTTCAAGAAGCTCCTGTAATTGGTGCCTTTAATCCTAAAAAGGGAGATATTGTTCTGGCTCAGTTTAGTGCTGATAAATCTTGGAATCGTGCAATG ATTGTTAATGCTCCACGTGGTGCTGTGCAATCTGCAAATGACAAGTTTGAGGTGTTTTACATTGATTACGGGAACCAAGAAATCGTCCCCTACAGCCAGTTGCGTCCTCTTGATGCTTCGGTGTCTGCTGCACCAGGCCTTGCTCAGCTATGCAGCCTGGCATTCGTCAAGGTTCCAGGCTTGGCAGATGACTATGGTCAAGAAGCAGCTATCCGTTTGAGCGAACACCTATTGAGCACTCCTAAAGAATTTAGAGCCATCATAGAAGAGAAGGACACGTCAGGTGGAAAAGTGAAAGGACAGGGCACGGGCACTGTCTTTTTGGTAACTCTGATTGATAGCGAGGCTGAGACGAGCATCAATGCAGTTATGCTACAG GAGGGACTGGGTCGGTTGGAGAAAAGGCGTAGATGGGAGCCTAAGGATATGCAACAGGCGATGGACGAACTGGAAAAATTCCAGACGGAAGCCCGGGAGAAGAGACTAGGGATGTGGGAGTATGGAGACATTGCTTCTGATGATGACGAAGCACCTCCACTAAGGAAAGCTGCTGGAAAGCGGTGA